Genomic DNA from Nitrososphaerales archaeon:
CTCATCGCATTTTGGTGGGTTCATAGATCAAGATGAGATGGTACATATTGATCTTAAAGCATGAGAGGTAGGGAAAATAGTCATCTCAGTAAAAATCTCGCTATTCGGTCAACTGCGTAACTCCTATATATATACTCCAAGTATCAATTGCCCCTGTCCCATGCAAGTTACCGGATATGAAAGTGTGTATAGGAACTGAAACGTTATTACCAGAATGCAATGGATTAAATACACCCCTTACAGCCTCATAGCCGTCAAGGCGGCCCGAACCATAATCTATTTCGCTGCCAACTGGACCCCAATCAGAAGCTGTACCCATTATCTTACTCTTTACATCACTGGGAGAAAGATTCGGATTCGCATCAAGCATAAGAGCAACAATACCGGCAACAAACGGTGTGGCCATACTCGTACCACTCTTGATGGTGTATCCGCTAGTGGTGCCCCTTGCAGCTGCTGTTATTGAAAAACCAGGTGCGACCACGTCTGGCTTGATTCTGTTATCTGCAGTAGGTCCCCTACTAGAGAACGAAGCAATGTAGAAGCCCTTCTCTCCCACATCAGACATGGCTCCTACTGTTATAGCATCATTCGCAGCAGCTGGCGACCCTATGGTGCAAGTTTTAGGTCCACTGTTACCAGCGGCTACCACTGCTACAATCCCATTCGCAACCGCATTATTCACTGCCAAGCTTAAACTGTCAGTCCATTAGAACATCCACTACTGCCAAGACTAAGGTTCAAGATATTTATCCCGTAAGTATTCTTGTTTTGAACTACCCAGTTTACGCCACTTATGACTCCGCTGGTTGAACCAGAGCCTGAGCTGTTAAGCACCTTAACACCTACCAGAGCTGCTCCTGGCGCAACTCCCATGTATGCAGGATTTGCCTCTCCTTCGCCTGCAGCTATGCTTGCTACATGAGTTCCATGACCATTATCGTCATACGGAGTCGATCTACCGTTGATAAAGTCCCTCCACCCTATTATCTTTCCATTATTAAGATCCCTGTGATTCGGGTCGATTCCTGTGTCTATTATAGCGATAACGATATCATTGCTACTATAACTGCTTGCATTTCCATCGACATTGCCATCAACACCAAAGTCTATTCTAGCCTGCTTGGCTCCAAACCACGCTGTAGATGTATCAAGGAATGCTTTGACCTCACGATCTGGCTCTATCTGAACTGTCAGACCAAGCTTCGACATGCCGTGGATTTGTTTTTTGGACATCTTAGCAGAAAAGCCAGATATTACTGAATAAACTTCGCCCGCTTGAAAATCACCCATTATTTTTTTCAACATTTTTACATTTTCGCCTACTTCCTTAAGAGGCACATTAAGCAGTACTATGACATCTTTCTTGTAATTATCGCCTTTACTCTTTAGTTCTTCATCAAGAGCATCCAAGATCTTGTTCTTGTCAGAATCTTGATACTCCTTTTCATCGGCAGGACTGATATCACTTTGTGCCTGACTTTTAAAACTTCCCTTGCCTTCGTCATTTGTACCCTCCTTTGAATGAGCGGAGTTAACGGTAGTTACGAAAACTGAACTTAGTAAAACTATTACAAGCATTGAAACTATGAATCTACTATACGCCAATCCTAGATGCGGATAACATCTGAATCCTAATAAGTATTATGATGTTAGCGTTATAGATAATCATGAGATTACAAAAAGGCAATGATCACCTGTAACTTACACCGACTTGTTCCTGTGATCGGGGTTAGTCTTCCCTGTTAAAACCTTCTAGATTGGATGTGGTTAACAAATGCTTCATCTGGGGAAATCTTTTCACGCTCTTGCCTATTTCTATCAGGTATGGAATGAAATTGTCAATTCCATACTTTCTCAAAAGCGGAGTCATATAATGCGACTTGTCCATCTCATTCATGGGGTTACCGTATGAAAGAGGAGAAACTGAGGGAAGCACGGTTACACTCCAGTTCTTTATCTGACCTGATAGGAATGCCTTAAATCTGTGCTTTACTCCAACATCATCTTTTATTGTTATAGCTGGATGTTCATGACCCATGAAGATGTATTCACAGTCTTTAAAATCATCCTCAACGTCATTATTACCATGTGTGAGATAGTAGCGCCCTAATATTAATGACGGGTCATGCAGTTTTACGTTTAATTCCTTTAAAACACGAACTATGTAATTGTCATGATTGCCCTTTACTATCTCCGGTTCGCAACCAAGATCCCGCAAGTTTTTCACAAATTTCTTTACCGTGTACCACTCTGCTTCGCTCGGTCTGCCAAATTCGTGTTTTACATCTCCCAAAATGATAATTTTCTGCACTCCTAATGATTTTACAGGGGTGAGTATGTATTCTAGAACTTTCTCAAATATAGATCCGGGTATGTGCATGCCTATCTTTTCTCTCTGATCCTCAAGTCCCAGGTGTATGTCACTTGCTAGTAGAATCCCTTCACTTTCTAGATGTATGCAGGGCCAAGGACCAGGTATGCTGATTCCCTTTGCTAGCCTTATCGTTTCACCAAGCATGGTGTCTCTGGTTTTTCCTAAGTATCAGAGGTTTGGATTTTTCACCCTGGATCCTCTTAATAACCATCTCATGGAGGCTCTCAAGCAACTCCTTTCTGTCATGCATTAAAACGACATCTGTATAGCCCATGACAATAAGATCATGACTAAATGGTGATGGTACGTCACTTTCATTGCAAACAACAAACTTTCGCCATCCTCTCTCCACATCTTTCAGTACTTTTATCGCAGTACTTACATCCATCAGATCTTCAATTACCTCTCTATACGCTTCTTCTAGGACTGGGAATTGCTCTAGAGTCTCGCAAAGTTTCATGAGAATTTCAGCGTTTGTCTGCTGCTTTGCAACGCTAATCTCATATCCTTTGTAATTTTTCAAAACCATAAATGATCTGGTTGAGCAATGCCTGAATCTCCTTCTCACCATCTCCGTGTCCTTTATCGCATCTAACAGCATAGCTCTTACATTCCTTGAGTTTACACGCCTTAACAAATCGCTTGGATATATCTTTCCATTCTTTGATAAAGTAAGCATAAAAGCACTATCGTTAACAGTAACCAACACATTTCTGTTTGTCATCCTTTTAGCTGCATTAGCATACGCACGCGACAAGGCATCATTAATGCGTCTTCCAAACACCGTATGAAATATTATGTTCTGCTTGCCTAGACCATCTATGAAATTTTCAATCACTATGTTCTTATCACTGGGGAAATCCTTTATGCCAAGCAACTTTAGAAAATCATATTCGGCCTTCATATATGATACGATTGCCTTGGATGCGTAAGCATCTGAAAATGTTTCAGATCTTATCAATGATGCAATATTCTTTATTGAATAATTCTGATTGAACATGTCAAATACCTGTGCCCTTAACCTACCAATGGCTTCTCCAAGATCGAAGCTTAAAGGCAACATCTCACTGAACCAGCTCGGGATCGTAGGTTTTGCGCCCTCAGCATTTCTCACATAAGCCCTGAATCCTTTTGCGGAGATGAATTCATATGTCTTGCCTCCGAGCACAAAGATATCACCATTGGACAACCTTTCCAGAAACTCCTCCTCAATATTTCCTACCCACTTTCCTTCCAATGTATACACCTTTACAGAAACTTCGTCTGGTATGGTACCAATGTTTGTTGAGTAGATAACTCTGACCATGTAGCCCTTTCTTCCAAATTCGTCCTGCTCCTCATCATACCAGATCTTACCATAAACCCTATGTCTATCAAGTCCCTGATATCCTCCTGAAAGATACTTTAGAACACGTCTGAATGTTTCGATGCTTAGGTTATGATAACAGTAACTTCTTTTTACGACATTGTAAGCATCTTGTACCTTCCACCTTTTTTCAATTGCCATGCCAACTACATGTTGCGCCAAAACATCAAGTGCACCTTTTGGTATGTATACACTGTCCAAATTACCCTTCATAGCATGCATACATATAACGGCGTCCTCAACCAAGGCATCACGTTCCATTGCGATCAAATAACCTTTTGAAATTCTCTCAAGCGAATGACCCGATCTTCCTATCCTCTGTATGCACCGTGAAATAGATTTGGGAGAGCCTATCTGGACAACAACATCTATGCTTCCTATATCTAGCCCGAGCTCTAAGCTAGTACTGGTAACCACTGCGCGCATCTTTCCATTTTTCAGCCTATCCTCTACGTCAAGCCTGGTATCCCTTGATAATGAGCCATGGTGTGCGGCAAGTTCGTCAACATCAACTACCTTTAATTTGGATAAATGATGAACAACGCGCTCCGTACCAGATCTTGTATTTGTGAAAACCAACGTAGTCCTGTTCTTTTTTATTAGATCTTTAATCCTAACATACATCTTCCTGTTCACCAATTCTGATGACGTATGAATCAGATCAGAAACAGGACATGATGTTTCCAGTCTTAATGCCTTGACAAATCTTGTGTCAACTATTACACAATCCTTTTCCTTTCCGTTTTTGTATCCTACCAGATACATTGCAACCTCTTCCAAGGGATGAATGGTCGCACTCAGACCTATTCTTGCTACAGACCTCTTGCATAATTCATCAAGTCGTTCTAAACTTAAACTTAGATGTACTCCCCTTTTTGATGAACATAACTCGTGTATTTCATCTACTATTATCCATCTTGTGTTCTTTAATTTCTCCCTGAACTTTGGTGCACATAGTATTATCGCTATACTCTCTGGTGTGGTTATGAGAATGTGAGGTGGCTTTCTAAGCATCTTCGAACGTTCGCTCTGTGGTGTATCACCAGTTCTTACACCGACCCTTATCTGCGATACGCGTTCATCAATCCTTGCAAGTTCATTCAGAGGTTCCCTAAGGTTCTTTGCTATATCATTATTCAGTGAGCGTAAGGGACTGACATATACACAGTAAACCTGATCTTGCAGCCTATCATTCCTTGATGCCCTAACCAGTTCGCTAATAATGCTAAGAAAAGCGCTTAACGTCTTACCAGAGCCAGTTGGGCTCGCTATCAACGTATTATAACCTTCGTGTATGTTTACAATAGCCTGCTTTTGCGGTGGTGTTAGTTCCTTAAATTTATTGGAAAACCAATGCGCTACTATCGGATCTAATACTGAAAGAATTTTCTGTCTACTATGACTTCTGTCAGCTACAATTATCAAGGTAACACGACATGAATAATTTACGTATATAATCCATTAGGAACTTCTATAGAGCAGAGGTTGCTTGTAAGATATGTTCTGCAATTTTGTTATACATATCAAAACAATTTCTGCTTATGAACATGTCCTTTCTTTTTCGAGCATCACCATATATCATTATGCGTGCATATGATGGCTCTGCAGCAGCTTGTTTGGGAGTCTTCTTGGGTTTATAGGATCGTAGTGTAACATTCCTTTCTTTGCTTAGCTCGTTAAGAATTAATGAGTGCAAAGAAGTATCACTGTTTAGTCGCTTCAATATCTCATCTTCGATCCTCGTTAGACCGTTATTGAGGGTCTGCCATTCAAAGTCTGTGACTCTAGTGCTAAGCAAGCCCTTCTCGATCTTAGTTCTTGTTCCGATGCTGAACTGTGTTAGATCTGGAGGGAGTGGCACTTCCCATTCATCATAATGTGTTATGAAAAACCTGAGGCGCCAACCGTTACTTGCAAATTCAATAGGCCCATAATCTCCTCCAAAGCCTAGATGTCCTACTTCGTAATTTTTCTCTCTTACAATATTTACTATGTTGATAGGATAACCATGCAACCTTACGGAGCCTAAGCTGGTAGCACCAGAAACAGGATCATCAAGGTCAAGATATGGATAATCATGGTCAAAATCAAGAATTCCCGGGTCTATCACTGTACTTTCTATGCCCATCCTCCCAAAATGGGCATGAAGTTCATACCTACTTCTGTCTTCCTTCGGACTTACCATATATGGAATAGGACGTTCATGAAAATAAATTATTCCCTTAATTGCTGGTCAGCATTCCTCGTATGGTATATATTATAATGCCCCTAGCCCTGTCAGACAGTTCGTGTTTGTCAAGAACAGAAGCAGGTTCCGTGAAAAGCTTGTTTCTGAACTCTGGATCCCTTGCTGCCATACTAAAAATCTTATTCAAGACCTCTATCTCCTTATTATCCATATGATTTTATATCATAATTAACGATATTAATTTTGATAGACATTAATAGCCTTGAAGCAAACTAGAGATGTGCAACACAATGGTATAAATCTACAGGGCAGAAAGAAATGGACCACTTCCGGCACTTCAAGAATTTATCCTGTAAAAGATACGCTGAGGCGGACAGAACCTCTTGCTGAGGGAATTGGTGTGACGCGACTGGCCGATATCACTCATATGGATGTTCTTAGGATCCCTAATTATTCAGCAATTTTACCCGGCACTCCGGACTATATCTGGGTCTATGGCGGAAAGGGTCCCACAAAAGCTCACGCAAGGGCAAGCGCAATAATGGAAAGCATCGAAAGATATACGTCACTTCCAAGGGGAACTGTACTATATGTGAGTGCAAGCTATGAGCGAATGGTAACGGAATATGGAGAA
This window encodes:
- a CDS encoding S8 family serine peptidase, encoding MNNAVANGIVAVVAAGNSGPKTCTIGSPAAANDAITVGAMSDVGEKGFYIASFSSRGPTADNRIKPDVVAPGFSITAAARGTTSGYTIKSGTSMATPFVAGIVALMLDANPNLSPSDVKSKIMGTASDWGPVGSEIDYGSGRLDGYEAVRGVFNPLHSGNNVSVPIHTFISGNLHGTGAIDTWSIYIGVTQLTE
- a CDS encoding S8 family serine peptidase translates to MAYSRFIVSMLVIVLLSSVFVTTVNSAHSKEGTNDEGKGSFKSQAQSDISPADEKEYQDSDKNKILDALDEELKSKGDNYKKDVIVLLNVPLKEVGENVKMLKKIMGDFQAGEVYSVISGFSAKMSKKQIHGMSKLGLTVQIEPDREVKAFLDTSTAWFGAKQARIDFGVDGNVDGNASSYSSNDIVIAIIDTGIDPNHRDLNNGKIIGWRDFINGRSTPYDDNGHGTHVASIAAGEGEANPAYMGVAPGAALVGVKVLNSSGSGSTSGVISGVNWVVQNKNTYGINILNLSLGSSGCSNGLTV
- a CDS encoding metallophosphoesterase, whose protein sequence is MLGETIRLAKGISIPGPWPCIHLESEGILLASDIHLGLEDQREKIGMHIPGSIFEKVLEYILTPVKSLGVQKIIILGDVKHEFGRPSEAEWYTVKKFVKNLRDLGCEPEIVKGNHDNYIVRVLKELNVKLHDPSLILGRYYLTHGNNDVEDDFKDCEYIFMGHEHPAITIKDDVGVKHRFKAFLSGQIKNWSVTVLPSVSPLSYGNPMNEMDKSHYMTPLLRKYGIDNFIPYLIEIGKSVKRFPQMKHLLTTSNLEGFNRED
- a CDS encoding ATP-dependent helicase is translated as MIIVADRSHSRQKILSVLDPIVAHWFSNKFKELTPPQKQAIVNIHEGYNTLIASPTGSGKTLSAFLSIISELVRASRNDRLQDQVYCVYVSPLRSLNNDIAKNLREPLNELARIDERVSQIRVGVRTGDTPQSERSKMLRKPPHILITTPESIAIILCAPKFREKLKNTRWIIVDEIHELCSSKRGVHLSLSLERLDELCKRSVARIGLSATIHPLEEVAMYLVGYKNGKEKDCVIVDTRFVKALRLETSCPVSDLIHTSSELVNRKMYVRIKDLIKKNRTTLVFTNTRSGTERVVHHLSKLKVVDVDELAAHHGSLSRDTRLDVEDRLKNGKMRAVVTSTSLELGLDIGSIDVVVQIGSPKSISRCIQRIGRSGHSLERISKGYLIAMERDALVEDAVICMHAMKGNLDSVYIPKGALDVLAQHVVGMAIEKRWKVQDAYNVVKRSYCYHNLSIETFRRVLKYLSGGYQGLDRHRVYGKIWYDEEQDEFGRKGYMVRVIYSTNIGTIPDEVSVKVYTLEGKWVGNIEEEFLERLSNGDIFVLGGKTYEFISAKGFRAYVRNAEGAKPTIPSWFSEMLPLSFDLGEAIGRLRAQVFDMFNQNYSIKNIASLIRSETFSDAYASKAIVSYMKAEYDFLKLLGIKDFPSDKNIVIENFIDGLGKQNIIFHTVFGRRINDALSRAYANAAKRMTNRNVLVTVNDSAFMLTLSKNGKIYPSDLLRRVNSRNVRAMLLDAIKDTEMVRRRFRHCSTRSFMVLKNYKGYEISVAKQQTNAEILMKLCETLEQFPVLEEAYREVIEDLMDVSTAIKVLKDVERGWRKFVVCNESDVPSPFSHDLIVMGYTDVVLMHDRKELLESLHEMVIKRIQGEKSKPLILRKNQRHHAW